One genomic region from Leptospira tipperaryensis encodes:
- a CDS encoding tetratricopeptide repeat protein has product MKENQNILNLPQDLVDDLSVGRRVETDSQGWFDLASVEEFHFSSVKIGPFKEEERGQYYTNSVGLIKNSEAYDEDPEILVWLPRLQLYGTWDSSHDELHIFPNQTWTSMKSDLVPFIEAQWGSYEGKNKIAYSTLEGPDEYSDAFDFIPYDLDKRVEKISEEGLYEFLNQQETTILRHPNVSTLDDAYFALANVYFRLGKMDSSQEELWKEKCLRILNFYPENAFHHEREAAEICAWVSADFGFKTFQNLLEKDKRQPEYAGGASLISALLLYHPNRWESILEISKIPKYTIGVLHSVETAKNWALTIINDPLAAKLKQNRKAMDLASNLIIQIDNFILSMPSGTFSDREIHKSRHKKIVERLVQGWELIKKKEYSKVEEILASIFLDYPGDAEAHFLDARLHWLKSGSPEEGMKRAEKNLLIAAVVDHAGRSRLHNLVGCALDEMGRWEESIRSFQDAEKLSPEESIYPANIAEIFWKLRNSSSAARYAKKAKSLGNRSEIVETILQETKKR; this is encoded by the coding sequence ATGAAAGAAAATCAGAATATTTTAAATCTTCCACAAGATCTCGTAGATGATTTGAGCGTAGGAAGAAGAGTCGAAACCGATTCCCAAGGTTGGTTCGATCTCGCGTCCGTCGAGGAATTTCATTTTAGCTCCGTAAAAATCGGACCATTCAAAGAGGAAGAGAGAGGTCAATACTATACAAACTCAGTCGGACTTATCAAGAATTCCGAGGCTTATGACGAAGATCCCGAAATACTCGTCTGGCTTCCCCGTTTGCAACTCTATGGAACCTGGGACTCCAGTCACGACGAACTCCATATTTTTCCGAATCAGACTTGGACGAGTATGAAATCGGATTTAGTCCCCTTTATCGAAGCGCAATGGGGAAGTTACGAAGGGAAAAATAAAATTGCATATTCGACGTTGGAAGGCCCGGACGAATATTCGGATGCCTTTGATTTTATACCTTACGACCTGGATAAAAGAGTCGAAAAAATTTCAGAGGAAGGACTTTACGAATTCCTAAATCAACAAGAGACCACAATCCTTCGTCATCCTAACGTCTCCACTCTGGATGATGCCTATTTCGCATTGGCAAACGTATATTTTCGTCTGGGAAAAATGGATTCCAGCCAGGAAGAACTCTGGAAAGAAAAATGTCTACGGATTCTAAATTTTTATCCCGAGAACGCCTTTCATCACGAAAGAGAAGCCGCGGAGATCTGCGCGTGGGTTTCGGCCGATTTCGGATTCAAAACGTTTCAGAATCTCCTGGAAAAGGATAAAAGACAACCGGAATATGCCGGCGGGGCAAGTCTGATCTCCGCCCTCCTGCTCTATCATCCGAATCGATGGGAATCTATTTTAGAAATTTCTAAAATACCAAAATATACGATCGGAGTATTACACTCCGTCGAAACCGCAAAGAATTGGGCTCTTACGATCATCAACGATCCGCTGGCAGCGAAGCTCAAACAAAACCGAAAAGCGATGGACTTAGCTTCAAATCTGATTATCCAAATCGATAACTTCATACTTTCCATGCCGAGTGGAACCTTTTCGGATCGTGAAATTCACAAGTCGAGACACAAAAAAATCGTAGAGAGACTGGTTCAAGGTTGGGAACTCATTAAGAAAAAAGAATATTCGAAAGTCGAGGAAATATTGGCTTCCATCTTCTTGGATTATCCCGGAGACGCCGAGGCGCACTTTTTGGATGCGAGACTTCATTGGTTGAAATCCGGTTCACCGGAAGAAGGAATGAAACGTGCGGAAAAAAATCTACTCATTGCCGCCGTAGTCGATCACGCAGGTAGAAGTCGACTTCACAATTTGGTCGGATGTGCGTTAGACGAAATGGGAAGATGGGAAGAATCGATCCGCTCCTTTCAGGACGCCGAAAAGTTGTCGCCGGAAGAATCCATTTATCCGGCAAACATCGCGGAAATTTTTTGGAAGTTAAGGAATTCATCCTCCGCCGCTCGATATGCAAAAAAAGCCAAAAGCCTGGGGAATAGATCGGAAATTGTGGAAACGATTCTACAGGAAACGAAGAAAAGGTAA
- the thrS gene encoding threonine--tRNA ligase, with protein sequence MYRLTLPDQSVKEIAEGSTFRDFIEKELPFLKNKALAVRLNGTDIQDLSRTVTTDAKIEVLTYSEKDGWETFQHSAAHLLGMAVQNLYKNANLTVGPVIENGPGYFYYDIDFAGTVISPEDLPKIEAEMEKIVKADHTVWRKVVPKKEAIETFQKLGEKYKIEIIDQIPGEEVSIYGMGEWFDLCRGPHVPNSGILKSFKLTAISGAYWKANKDNAMLTRIYGVAFPSKKELDQYLFQIEEAKKRDHRKIGKEMDLFSFQKEGPGFPFWHPKGTILWNALAEYLRGECNKRGYQEIKTPAVLSSELWKKSGHWDNFHENMYFTDIDEEDYALKPMNCPGCSLIYKHHLHSYRELPLRFAEFGSVHRHELHGVLHGLFRVRAFTQDDSHIYAPLEFLESEVMDIIDFTFTVYKKFGFSEFKTFIATRPEKSQGRDEDWEYATNSLKASLEKRGIPYAIKEGEGAFYGPKIEFNIKDSIGRLWQCGTIQVDFSMPERFDLDYTDSDGQKKRPVMIHRAIYGSLERFIGILIEHYEGKFPLWISPNQVRILTVTEKVTDYAKEVYRELVDAGIRVELDTRNEKIGAKIRDSILKKANYLLVLGEKELESGAIAVRKLGQEETKTLTRSEFILNLQEEIKAS encoded by the coding sequence ATGTATAGGCTGACACTGCCCGATCAATCCGTTAAGGAAATCGCCGAAGGTTCTACCTTCCGCGACTTCATCGAAAAAGAATTACCGTTTTTAAAAAACAAAGCGCTCGCTGTACGCCTTAACGGCACGGATATCCAGGACTTATCCCGAACGGTGACAACGGACGCAAAGATCGAAGTATTGACCTATTCCGAAAAAGACGGATGGGAAACCTTTCAACATTCTGCAGCGCATCTTTTAGGAATGGCTGTTCAGAATTTATATAAGAATGCCAATCTCACAGTCGGTCCCGTGATCGAAAATGGTCCCGGATATTTTTATTACGACATCGATTTTGCCGGAACCGTAATTTCACCGGAAGATCTTCCCAAGATCGAAGCCGAGATGGAAAAGATCGTAAAAGCGGATCATACGGTTTGGAGAAAGGTAGTTCCTAAAAAAGAAGCGATCGAGACGTTTCAAAAACTCGGTGAAAAATATAAGATAGAAATCATCGATCAGATTCCGGGCGAGGAAGTTTCCATCTACGGGATGGGAGAATGGTTCGATCTTTGTCGCGGGCCTCACGTTCCGAATTCTGGAATATTAAAATCTTTTAAACTAACCGCGATCTCGGGCGCTTATTGGAAGGCGAACAAAGACAACGCGATGCTCACTCGTATCTACGGAGTTGCGTTTCCTTCCAAAAAAGAATTGGATCAGTATCTCTTTCAAATCGAAGAAGCGAAGAAGAGAGATCACAGAAAGATCGGAAAAGAAATGGATCTTTTCTCTTTTCAAAAAGAAGGTCCCGGATTTCCATTCTGGCATCCGAAGGGAACCATTCTCTGGAACGCGCTTGCGGAATATCTCAGAGGAGAATGTAACAAAAGGGGTTATCAAGAAATCAAAACTCCCGCGGTGCTTTCTTCCGAACTCTGGAAAAAATCCGGTCACTGGGATAACTTTCACGAGAACATGTATTTCACGGACATCGACGAGGAAGACTATGCGTTAAAGCCGATGAATTGTCCGGGGTGTTCTCTCATCTACAAACACCATCTTCATTCTTATCGTGAGTTACCTTTGCGTTTTGCTGAATTCGGAAGTGTGCATCGTCACGAGTTACATGGGGTTCTTCACGGACTTTTTAGAGTGAGGGCTTTCACACAAGACGATTCTCATATCTACGCACCTCTCGAATTCTTAGAATCCGAAGTGATGGATATCATCGACTTTACGTTTACCGTATATAAGAAATTTGGATTTTCGGAATTTAAGACCTTCATCGCAACGAGACCGGAAAAATCTCAAGGAAGAGACGAGGACTGGGAATACGCTACCAACAGTCTCAAGGCTTCTCTGGAAAAAAGAGGAATCCCTTACGCGATCAAAGAAGGAGAGGGCGCTTTTTACGGACCAAAAATCGAATTCAACATCAAGGATTCTATCGGAAGACTCTGGCAGTGCGGAACCATCCAAGTGGATTTTTCCATGCCGGAAAGATTCGATCTGGATTATACGGATAGTGACGGTCAGAAAAAAAGACCGGTTATGATTCACAGAGCGATCTACGGTTCTTTAGAAAGATTCATCGGAATTTTGATCGAACACTACGAAGGAAAATTTCCGCTCTGGATTTCTCCAAACCAGGTAAGAATTTTGACGGTCACCGAAAAAGTAACCGACTACGCGAAAGAAGTCTATCGTGAGTTAGTCGATGCGGGGATCCGAGTGGAATTGGATACGAGAAACGAAAAGATCGGCGCGAAGATCCGGGATTCTATTCTGAAAAAGGCCAACTATCTTCTCGTCTTAGGGGAGAAAGAGCTGGAATCGGGGGCGATCGCGGTTCGAAAACTTGGTCAGGAAGAGACCAAAACCTTAACTCGTTCCGAATTCATTTTGAACCTTCAAGAAGAAATCAAGGCGAGCTGA
- a CDS encoding GNAT family N-acetyltransferase has protein sequence MKIKPYEEKFRAQMISLWERSVRDTHKFVSPDDIEYFKTLVAGIDFRLFQVYCCVNEDENLIGFIGVAENKIEMLFLEPRQIGKGNGKVLLEFAIQDLGATEVDVNEQNVNAVRFYSKFGFRTYDRTELDPEGKKYPILKMRLSLS, from the coding sequence ATGAAAATAAAACCGTACGAGGAAAAATTTCGAGCGCAGATGATTTCTCTCTGGGAGCGTTCGGTTCGAGATACTCACAAATTTGTTTCTCCGGATGATATAGAGTATTTTAAAACTTTGGTCGCAGGCATCGACTTTCGTTTGTTTCAAGTCTATTGTTGTGTCAACGAAGATGAAAATTTGATCGGATTTATCGGGGTGGCCGAAAATAAAATCGAAATGCTTTTTTTAGAACCGAGACAGATCGGAAAAGGAAACGGCAAAGTCCTCCTCGAATTTGCGATTCAAGATTTAGGGGCTACCGAAGTTGACGTAAACGAACAGAATGTGAATGCGGTTCGGTTCTATTCCAAATTCGGATTTAGAACCTATGATAGGACCGAACTCGATCCAGAAGGAAAAAAATATCCGATTCTGAAAATGAGACTTTCCCTTTCCTGA
- the odhB gene encoding 2-oxoglutarate dehydrogenase complex dihydrolipoyllysine-residue succinyltransferase produces MSVEIKVPEMGESITEATIANWVKKEGEQVKQDEILLELETDKATMEVPAPSSGVLQKIHKKAGDTVKVKEIIGLIDAAAVASAPTPSSSPASSSAQTSTPASNNGNLNETLPPAVRKLIDDNGLNASSISGSGKNGQITKEDVLKAIESKTSAPTAVAAKASAPTPEIPKAVPVASRGDLPRENTVPMSRLRKVIAERLVSAQHNAAILTTFNEVDMSAVMEVRNRYKDKFKEAHNVGLGFMSFFTKAAIHALKTIPAINAEIRGTDIVYKNYFDIGVAVGGPKGLVVPIVRDADLLSFAGVEQEIGRLANRVKDGKIELSEMEGGTFTISNGGIYGSMMSTPILNPPQSGILGLHNIVKRAVVVNDQIVIRPMMYLALSYDHRIVDGKEAVTFLVKVKEAIEDPTRLLLEL; encoded by the coding sequence ATGTCTGTAGAAATCAAGGTCCCCGAAATGGGGGAATCGATCACGGAAGCAACCATTGCGAATTGGGTAAAGAAAGAAGGAGAACAAGTAAAACAGGACGAGATCCTGCTGGAACTGGAAACCGATAAGGCGACCATGGAAGTTCCCGCCCCGTCTTCGGGTGTTCTTCAGAAAATTCATAAGAAGGCGGGAGACACTGTAAAAGTAAAAGAGATCATCGGTCTCATTGATGCAGCAGCCGTCGCCTCCGCTCCAACCCCTTCCTCTTCTCCAGCTTCTTCTTCCGCACAAACCAGCACCCCGGCTTCCAACAACGGAAATCTAAACGAAACTCTTCCACCTGCGGTTCGTAAGTTGATCGACGACAACGGTCTCAACGCTTCTTCGATTTCCGGTTCGGGTAAGAATGGACAGATCACAAAAGAAGACGTCTTAAAGGCGATCGAATCCAAAACTTCGGCTCCGACAGCGGTCGCGGCGAAAGCATCGGCTCCCACTCCTGAAATTCCAAAAGCGGTTCCGGTTGCGAGCAGAGGAGATCTTCCGAGAGAAAACACGGTTCCGATGTCTCGTCTTCGCAAAGTAATCGCGGAAAGACTCGTCTCCGCACAACACAACGCGGCGATTCTTACCACTTTTAACGAAGTCGATATGAGCGCCGTGATGGAAGTCAGGAATCGTTACAAGGATAAGTTCAAAGAAGCGCATAACGTGGGTCTTGGTTTTATGAGCTTTTTTACAAAAGCCGCCATTCACGCGCTCAAAACGATTCCTGCGATCAACGCGGAAATTCGCGGAACTGACATCGTATATAAGAATTATTTTGATATCGGAGTCGCGGTCGGCGGACCGAAAGGTCTTGTAGTTCCGATCGTAAGAGACGCTGATCTTTTGAGTTTCGCGGGAGTGGAACAGGAAATCGGAAGACTCGCCAATCGAGTAAAAGACGGAAAGATCGAACTTTCGGAAATGGAAGGCGGAACTTTTACGATCTCCAACGGCGGGATCTACGGTTCTATGATGTCTACTCCTATCTTAAATCCACCACAAAGTGGAATTTTAGGACTTCATAATATAGTAAAACGTGCGGTGGTGGTAAACGATCAAATCGTAATCCGTCCGATGATGTATCTCGCTCTTTCCTACGATCACAGAATCGTGGATGGAAAGGAAGCGGTTACGTTTCTCGTGAAGGTAAAAGAAGCGATCGAAGACCCGACTCGACTTTTACTCGAACTTTAA
- the lpdA gene encoding dihydrolipoyl dehydrogenase, with translation MSAEFDVVVIGSGPGGYVCAIRSAQLGLKTAIIEKRKTLGGTCLNVGCIPSKALLDSSEEYHKTLHKLDVHGITVGKVDLDLNKLMNRKDQIVKEVTDGVDFLMNKNKIKRYEGFGKVLSASKVEVALNDGTKEVLTAKHVVVATGSVPIDIPGLTVDGKTIITSDHAIDIRKLPKKMIIIGAGVIGLELGSVWSRLGTAVTVVEFLPGLISNVDRQMGSLLERSLTSQGMEFLFEHKVKGATVSKTGAKVTIEDSKGESKELEADVVLVAVGRRPFIEGVGLEEAGVALTPRKRIQIDGHYKTSVPGIYAIGDAVDGPMLAHKAEEEGVALAELLAGQSGHVNYDAVPYVIYTWPEMAWVGKGEEELKAAGIEYKTGKSLFRPNARAKAMNEAEGQVKILADKKTDKILGAFVFGPRASDMIAELAVAVEFGASAEDVARSFHAHPTLAEVIKEAAMAVDKWAIHA, from the coding sequence ATGTCAGCAGAATTTGACGTAGTTGTGATCGGTTCGGGACCGGGAGGCTACGTTTGTGCCATCCGTTCCGCTCAGCTCGGTTTAAAAACCGCAATCATCGAAAAAAGAAAAACCCTCGGAGGCACCTGCCTCAACGTGGGTTGTATTCCTTCCAAGGCGCTTCTGGATTCTTCAGAAGAATATCATAAAACTCTACATAAGTTGGATGTTCACGGAATTACGGTCGGGAAAGTCGATCTGGACCTGAACAAACTTATGAATCGTAAGGATCAGATCGTGAAAGAAGTCACCGACGGAGTGGACTTCCTCATGAATAAAAACAAGATCAAACGTTACGAGGGTTTTGGAAAGGTTCTTTCCGCGAGTAAGGTGGAAGTCGCATTAAACGACGGAACCAAAGAAGTTCTCACCGCCAAACACGTCGTAGTCGCAACGGGATCGGTTCCGATCGATATTCCGGGATTGACCGTGGACGGAAAAACGATCATCACATCCGATCATGCGATCGACATTCGTAAACTTCCTAAAAAAATGATCATCATCGGCGCCGGTGTGATCGGACTCGAACTCGGATCCGTTTGGTCCCGACTGGGTACCGCCGTTACCGTGGTGGAATTTCTCCCTGGACTCATTTCCAACGTGGATCGTCAGATGGGCTCTCTTCTCGAGAGATCTCTTACTTCTCAAGGGATGGAATTCTTATTTGAACACAAGGTAAAAGGCGCAACCGTTTCTAAGACAGGGGCGAAAGTCACGATCGAAGATTCTAAGGGAGAATCTAAAGAACTCGAAGCGGACGTCGTTCTCGTCGCGGTCGGACGCCGTCCTTTTATCGAAGGTGTGGGTCTGGAAGAAGCGGGGGTTGCATTGACTCCGCGCAAACGGATTCAAATCGACGGACATTATAAAACATCAGTTCCCGGGATTTATGCGATCGGAGACGCGGTCGACGGACCGATGCTCGCGCACAAAGCGGAAGAAGAAGGCGTGGCTCTTGCGGAACTCCTCGCGGGTCAATCCGGACACGTTAATTATGATGCGGTTCCTTACGTCATATATACTTGGCCTGAAATGGCTTGGGTTGGAAAAGGCGAAGAAGAACTCAAGGCTGCGGGAATCGAATATAAAACCGGAAAATCCTTATTCCGTCCGAATGCTCGTGCGAAAGCGATGAACGAGGCGGAAGGACAAGTTAAAATACTAGCGGATAAAAAAACAGATAAGATCCTCGGAGCCTTTGTATTTGGACCGAGAGCTTCCGATATGATCGCAGAGTTGGCGGTCGCTGTGGAATTCGGCGCGTCTGCAGAAGACGTCGCGAGAAGTTTTCACGCACATCCAACTCTTGCGGAAGTAATCAAGGAAGCGGCGATGGCGGTGGATAAGTGGGCGATTCACGCGTGA
- the carA gene encoding glutamine-hydrolyzing carbamoyl-phosphate synthase small subunit, which yields MKAFLVLDNGTVIEGESFGYEAESVGEVVFNTSMAGYQEILTDPSYCNQIITLTYPMIGNYGIHPDNMESSKIQASGLIVKEYVDRPSNFKSQKTLSQFLKEYKIPGIQGIDTRKLTRFIRTNGSPNGGIFIAPEYSPSFLEKVKSFPGIINADLAKVVTTSSKYIFGTNTGKKYKLAVYDYGVKTNILRLLDTTGFAVTVYPALTPAEEIMKEGTDAFFLSNGPGDPAPLDYAIDATKKIMEKGYPLFGICLGHQIIGLSLGKKTEKMKFGHRGGNQPVQDLSTRKVEITSQNHGFAVIDDHKIEEPVSFINLNDNTVEGILKSGYPLLTVQYHPESAPGPNDSRYLFQKFYDLVETTKKGV from the coding sequence ATGAAAGCGTTCTTAGTTCTCGATAATGGTACGGTCATCGAGGGAGAATCCTTCGGTTATGAAGCGGAATCGGTCGGAGAGGTTGTCTTCAACACATCCATGGCCGGCTATCAAGAGATCCTAACGGATCCTTCCTATTGCAATCAGATCATCACCCTGACCTATCCGATGATCGGAAACTACGGGATTCACCCGGACAATATGGAGTCCTCCAAGATCCAGGCAAGCGGGTTGATCGTAAAAGAATACGTGGATCGGCCTTCCAACTTTAAATCCCAAAAAACCCTCTCTCAATTTTTAAAAGAATATAAGATTCCAGGAATTCAGGGAATCGACACTCGAAAGCTGACTCGTTTTATCAGAACCAACGGATCGCCGAACGGAGGGATTTTTATCGCTCCGGAATATTCTCCTTCCTTTTTAGAAAAGGTGAAATCCTTTCCAGGAATCATCAACGCGGACCTCGCGAAGGTTGTGACGACTTCCAGCAAATATATCTTTGGAACTAATACCGGAAAAAAATACAAACTCGCGGTTTACGATTACGGAGTGAAGACGAACATTCTTCGCCTTCTCGACACGACCGGATTTGCTGTTACGGTTTATCCCGCTCTTACTCCAGCCGAAGAAATTATGAAAGAAGGAACTGACGCATTCTTTCTTTCCAATGGTCCCGGAGATCCCGCACCCTTGGATTACGCGATCGACGCGACGAAGAAGATTATGGAAAAAGGATATCCCCTTTTTGGAATCTGCCTCGGCCATCAGATCATAGGACTTTCTCTCGGAAAAAAAACCGAGAAGATGAAGTTCGGACACAGAGGTGGAAATCAACCGGTTCAGGATCTATCAACTCGAAAAGTCGAGATCACATCGCAAAATCACGGTTTTGCGGTGATCGACGATCATAAGATCGAAGAGCCCGTTTCGTTTATCAATTTAAACGACAATACTGTGGAAGGAATATTAAAGTCCGGTTATCCTTTACTAACGGTTCAGTATCACCCGGAAAGCGCGCCGGGACCGAACGACTCCAGGTATCTCTTTCAAAAATTTTACGATCTCGTTGAAACTACAAAAAAAGGTGTATGA
- a CDS encoding 2-oxoglutarate dehydrogenase E1 component, giving the protein MKIEKLMALYGENGALLEELYDLYKVNPESVDKEWKLFFQEVDTTGFSNGNGYTNGNGNGNGKSAVATSFTDAQAGSIREMGIINLLNAYRRQGHLAAKLDPLGIQKPNRTFIDSKLHSISPADLETVVDSDTLGRVKLAEIVDLYEKVYCNTIGAEHFYLVDDVEREWLQKKMESPEFLAPLPKSTKLRLFEKLFQADYFETFLAKKYVGKKRFSLEGGESFIPLLDTIVEEAGHHQMDGLVIGMAHRGRLNVLVNIIEKPASLIFAEFEEKTDKDNLSYADVKYHLGYSNSRMTTAGKEVKLSLAFNPSHLECVNPVVTGSVRARQGLIGDKDRAKYMPILIHGDAAFAGQGVVAETLNLMNLEGYTTGGSFHVVVNNQIGFTTLPDESRSTLYATDLAKGFQIPIIHVNGDDPEAVYRVVKLGMDYRQTFKKDFIIDLVCYRRLGHNETDEPAFTQPKMYSIIKNHPPTVTLYEKKLVEEGEIAQEDLDFIKNGSMHGLEDSFQRAKELDVKIRVDTMQGVWSKFSKVSLDSEPATKLLKEQMQGIVQALTNVPQGFTPNSKLVKLLQSRREMAEGKIPVDWGFAEALSFGSILESGFRIRLSGQDSQRGTFSHRHAVLVDTNTNEKYIPLNHISAKQAKAEIINSSLSEFSVLGFEYGYSLADPNALVMWEAQFGDFANSAQVIFDQFISSSEVKWQRLSGLTMLLPHGYEGQGPEHSSARLERFLQLCALNNMQVCNLTTAAQYFHLLRRQMLRNYRKPLVIVTPKSLLRFPASLSPVEDILQGAFREILVDDSGSKADKIDKVIFSAGKVYYDLMKYRDENKIKNVALVRVEQIYPFAGKEIENAVVKTFKTAKQFVWCQEEPKNQGAWFFVRERIEDLLPSGVRLTYAGRHESPSPAAGHMKLHLQEQDQLVLDAFQA; this is encoded by the coding sequence ATGAAAATAGAAAAACTCATGGCGCTCTACGGAGAGAACGGTGCTCTCCTAGAAGAACTTTATGATCTTTATAAGGTCAATCCGGAATCGGTGGATAAAGAATGGAAACTCTTCTTTCAAGAAGTGGATACCACCGGATTCTCCAATGGAAACGGTTATACGAACGGCAATGGAAATGGGAACGGAAAATCCGCAGTCGCCACTTCCTTTACGGACGCACAGGCCGGATCGATCCGAGAGATGGGGATCATCAACCTTCTCAACGCCTATAGAAGACAAGGTCACTTAGCGGCGAAACTCGATCCTCTCGGAATTCAAAAACCGAATCGGACTTTTATAGATTCTAAATTGCACAGCATTTCTCCGGCGGACTTAGAAACCGTCGTGGACAGCGATACTTTAGGAAGAGTCAAACTTGCTGAGATCGTAGATCTTTACGAGAAAGTTTACTGCAACACGATCGGGGCTGAACATTTCTATCTCGTCGACGATGTAGAAAGAGAATGGCTCCAAAAAAAGATGGAATCTCCGGAATTCTTAGCTCCGCTTCCGAAGAGCACGAAACTCAGACTTTTCGAAAAATTATTCCAAGCGGATTACTTCGAAACCTTCCTCGCAAAAAAATACGTGGGTAAAAAAAGATTCTCTCTCGAGGGAGGAGAATCCTTCATTCCTCTTTTAGATACGATCGTGGAAGAAGCCGGACATCATCAAATGGACGGACTCGTGATCGGGATGGCACACAGAGGAAGACTTAACGTTCTCGTGAACATCATCGAAAAACCTGCGTCACTCATCTTTGCTGAATTCGAAGAAAAGACCGACAAGGATAATCTGAGTTATGCGGACGTAAAGTATCACTTAGGATATTCCAACAGCAGAATGACGACCGCGGGAAAAGAAGTAAAACTTTCCTTGGCGTTCAACCCAAGTCACTTGGAATGCGTAAACCCGGTGGTAACAGGCTCGGTAAGAGCTCGTCAGGGTTTGATCGGGGACAAGGATCGTGCGAAGTATATGCCGATTCTCATCCACGGAGACGCGGCGTTTGCGGGACAAGGTGTCGTCGCGGAAACTCTCAACCTGATGAACCTGGAAGGTTATACGACCGGAGGAAGTTTTCACGTTGTGGTAAACAACCAGATCGGATTTACTACCTTGCCGGACGAATCCAGATCCACGTTGTATGCAACCGATCTTGCCAAAGGATTTCAGATTCCGATCATTCACGTAAACGGAGACGATCCCGAAGCGGTTTATAGAGTTGTAAAACTCGGAATGGACTACCGTCAGACTTTCAAAAAAGACTTTATCATCGATCTCGTATGTTATAGAAGACTCGGCCACAACGAAACTGACGAGCCTGCATTCACACAACCTAAGATGTATTCCATCATTAAGAATCATCCTCCAACGGTAACTCTTTATGAAAAGAAACTTGTAGAAGAGGGAGAGATCGCCCAGGAAGATCTGGACTTTATCAAAAACGGTTCTATGCACGGATTGGAAGATTCTTTCCAGAGAGCAAAAGAACTAGACGTTAAGATCAGGGTCGATACGATGCAAGGTGTTTGGTCCAAGTTCTCCAAGGTTTCCTTGGATTCCGAACCTGCGACAAAACTTCTGAAAGAACAGATGCAGGGAATCGTGCAGGCATTGACTAACGTTCCACAAGGATTTACTCCCAATTCTAAACTCGTAAAACTTCTTCAGAGTAGAAGAGAGATGGCGGAAGGAAAAATTCCCGTTGACTGGGGTTTTGCGGAAGCTCTTTCTTTTGGTTCGATTTTGGAGAGTGGTTTTAGAATCCGTCTTTCCGGACAAGATTCTCAGAGAGGAACGTTTTCACACCGTCACGCCGTGCTCGTGGACACGAACACAAACGAGAAGTACATTCCTCTGAATCATATTTCCGCAAAACAAGCGAAGGCGGAGATTATCAATTCTTCCCTTTCCGAATTTTCGGTTTTGGGTTTTGAATACGGTTATTCTCTGGCGGATCCGAACGCACTCGTAATGTGGGAAGCTCAGTTCGGAGATTTTGCTAACAGCGCGCAGGTGATCTTCGATCAGTTTATTTCCAGCTCGGAAGTAAAATGGCAGAGACTTTCCGGACTTACGATGCTTCTTCCGCACGGATACGAAGGTCAGGGACCGGAACATTCTTCCGCAAGATTGGAAAGATTTCTGCAGCTCTGCGCGTTGAATAACATGCAGGTTTGTAATCTTACGACCGCGGCTCAGTATTTCCATTTACTCCGAAGACAGATGCTTAGAAATTACCGCAAACCTCTCGTGATCGTAACTCCGAAAAGTTTGCTCCGATTTCCGGCGTCTCTTTCTCCGGTGGAAGATATTCTTCAAGGCGCGTTTAGAGAAATTCTTGTGGATGATAGCGGTTCCAAGGCCGACAAAATCGATAAGGTGATTTTCTCCGCAGGTAAAGTATATTATGATTTAATGAAATACCGAGATGAGAATAAAATCAAAAACGTGGCTCTGGTTCGTGTAGAACAGATTTATCCTTTCGCCGGAAAAGAAATCGAGAACGCGGTCGTGAAAACTTTCAAAACCGCAAAACAATTCGTATGGTGTCAGGAAGAACCTAAAAACCAGGGCGCTTGGTTCTTTGTAAGAGAAAGAATCGAAGACCTGCTTCCTTCCGGTGTTCGTTTGACTTATGCGGGAAGACACGAATCCCCAAGCCCAGCGGCCGGACATATGAAACTACATTTGCAGGAACAAGACCAACTCGTTCTGGATGCGTTTCAAGCCTAA